The window aaataattaaatgtatgtttctaaatatttcaaaatggCGAACTACACCCCAAAAAATATGAGAACAAAAAGTGATTgactttaataaattcatatgcAAGAGACTTTagttaaacaattttttttaaaaaattttgcaACACTCTTGTAAACAACCTCAAGGGCCGATCATAGCTCAACACAAATCTAATCCTCAagtaatgattttgaaaaaaacttaaatgttaaacaaaatttagagtGAAGCCTATGATATGGGAGAATCTCTTGTTTCAATATAAGCTGTTTAGGAGAACCCGAACATTCATCTCGTGAAAGTTATGTGTTACGAAATagttaatgaaattaaacaaaataaccCAATTTACCTCATAAGCAAGTCACATACGCACATACACAAAAAGAGATCAATTTCATCACAGAATTTTCTAGCATGATCACTAAAAACAACTGACAAATTTACATCTAACACACAAATCATAACTCCACAAGACAAAATCAGAACAGAAGATCAAGAACATACACTTATAAGAATTAATATAAGAGAGTATGATTCATAATTGAcatcataaagaaaaagagcatATAAGAacataagaaattaaatttcttacaAATCATACACTTGTTTTCCAGTGAACTTAACCTCAATAGGGCTAACATTCTTCCCGATAGACCTGAAGTTCTGACCAACTCCTTCCCTTCCTGGATTCACCTTCTCTGGATAAACCCCATCTTTAGGATGCAAATACTGAACTTCCCCATTAGGAAAAACCCTATAAAATTGATACTTAATCTTATACTTTGATCTCAACCTTGTCCCCAAAGCCAAACACTGCTCTTTCCTTGCCAATTTCAGCAGATTCGGCCCTTCTCGCATGATCGCCGCGCCACCGGTCGGCATCTCAAAGATTTGCTCTTTAGGGGATTCCCATGTTATGACATAGAATTCCTCCACTTGAGCCTTCCGGAGGAGTCCTCCGGTGCTGCCCGCGAAGATCGGGGACGGGGTGCTGGGGTCGAGCTCGGGTGGGGAGAATCCGGCCGGAGCCTCGACAGAAGTCTCGGCTTCGGCGGAGACCTTGAAAGAGCGGGAAGAGGAGGCGGCCTTGAGGTGGGGCTTGGAGGTGAGGAAGGAGAGAGTTGAGGATTGCTTCCATGGAATGGAAATGCCGGTGGATTTGGGAGTGGAGAGAGATGGGGTGAAGAGGGTGGCTTGAGTGGCCATGGCCATGGGATTTGGAGCAGAGGAAGAGGATTGGGAATGGTGGATTGAGAATGGAGGATTGAGGaagaataataagaagaattgGATTTGGGGTTTTTGTGTGGATGATGGGAATTTGGAGAGTGGATAAGATGATCTTTGGTTGGCCAATTAGAATGAGAGTTTTTGATATGGAGACCTCACCCACAGcttttatttcatcttcaGTTCATTCCAACTCTGTTTTGTCAAAATTGGAttcaatattgatattttattttaagttccaaacaataaatgaaaataccTTTAGATGCAATCTTCAAATAGAAAACACAATTATCTCTAATCAtaccattttcaaataaagccatgagattatattaaaaaagtggCAATAATACTAATGTGCACGCAAAATGACTGCCAAACATAAGCCAACCTATTTCAAAACGTATGTCATCAACAAAatctaacttaaacaaattcaatataattagACTCGAGAAAGAGtgtggagagaaaaaaaatacttttaaagtATTAACCTTTCGTATGCGTTTGTGGGAGGGAAAGAGTTATGCAAAAAAAAGAGTTATGtggaaaaattattataataatttattgttatgataatatgtatCTGGGGTTAGGTTATTTGATTGTGTTATGGTAATATGTgttttggagaagaaaaatgaatagcAGTGTTATGATTGTATGAGTTTGAGGGAGAAATTATAACAGTAATGTTATGTTAATATATGTATGGGAGATggattattttgataatattatgataataggaaGTATGGAAATTTGCATAGTGATGAAAAAATGGAATAGAGAAATTTACAGGGTTGGAAAAAATGGAATAGAGAAATTTGTAGGGTTATGGAACATAGAGTAGAAAAATTTATAGGATTATTTAACCCTAATTCCGAGTTTCGCAAATCCTTATTGGACCCAAACCCTTCTCTAATCGCCTAAATATCCCCGGCCCAAACACACCCTTCTAGTTTAAAGTGTACGTTGAAGTTTTCAATGTCTTACAACTATTTTTGAACCGTATTACAAATTTAccttattttctataaaattttcaaagttttagaCACacgattttttaataaaaattatattttagaaaatgccACGTGTTTAGGCACTACTTGggctcatttttcttttttttttaaaaactaattattaaatCTATTTCTTCCTTATAACAAATCCCAACTGTCTATAGATGGTTGCattaaaaatctcaaaaaaataaaccaaaaataacaaaatccaaacgataacaaaattttaaaatcacactctttgttatataattataaatagagatcAGTGGCCATGAGTAAAACGttagtgttaaaaaaaatgggttttagtagaagttttattttattaaactattttCTCTTCAGTGTTGCCCTATTTTCTTCTGCAAAGAAAATTTCAGTTACTTATGATGGAAGatctttgaaaataaatggagaaagaaaaattatcatttctGGTGCAATCCATTATCCTCGTAGCAGTCCTGGAgtaatttttctcatttattaatctttatatatatttcatttaccTAATTTAActctctatttttctcatatactttattaattttagatgTGGCCAATGTTGatgaagaaagcaaaaaatGGTGGCCTTAATGCAATTGAAACCTACGTATTTTGGAATGCCCATGAACCCCAACGTGGCCAAGTACTTTTtatctcattatttttaaatatatatatataatgtgaaTTATAATTCATTACAATTTAATGGATTcatttccctttttatttttcctttcagtATGATTTTTCAGGAAATAATGATCTAGTACAGTTTATTAAAGCAGTACAAAAAGAAAGGCTTTATGCTATTCTAAGAATCGGACCTTATGTTTGTGCCGAGTGGAATTACgggtaaatatatataatttactttattattattattattattattatcactCTTacttatttgtatttatttcctaaactaatttattttgaaatttctttacAGAGGGTTTCCTGTTTGGTTGCATAATCTTCCAGGCATTAAGTTCAGGACCAATAATCAAGTTTATAAGgtaaccttttttcttttttctaacaaaaaatcatttttactAATTATAAGTCTACATgctgatattttttaaaatcaattataacaaaatttattgtgaTTTTAGGATGAAATGGCAAAGTTCACTACATTAATAGTAAACAAAATGAGGGAGAATAAGCTATTTGCATCACAAGGAGGACCCATCATTGTTGCCCAggtttgttttgtatttttattttttttttaaaaaaaatcatttaattatatatatatatatatatatatatatatatatattaaaaaaattaataacatgtttttaaaaaattagattgaaaACGAGTTTGGAAATGTGGAAGGATCGTACGGACAAGAGGGAAAAGAATATGTGAAATGGTGTGCTGAGTTAGCACAATCTTACAACCTCAGTGAACCTTGGATTATGTGTCAACAAGGAGATGCTCCTCAGCCCATTGTATGCATTACCATTACACTACCCCTTTCTCAATGTGTTctctttataataattaaaaactgattttgtttcatctatatttataattgacAGATTAATACATGCAATGGCTTTTACTGTGACCAATTCAAacccaacaacaaaaatagtCCTAAAATGTGGACTGAGAGTTGGGCTGGCTGGTTTGTTCTTTGACCTTGACTTATACGAATAGTGATGATGGAAATGCACTTCAATATTTTTCagtaaataataacaaaattactaaCACTAGGTTCAAGGGTTGGGGAGAAAGAGATCCATATAGAACGGCGGAAGATCTTGCCTTTGCTGTTGCACGTTTTTTCCAATATGGTGGTTCCTTGCACAATTACTATATGGTAGTTTCGTAAGAtcactaatttctttttcttaaaaagaatcGTTTTTTCCATTCCTTTTTACCTAATTTCgtttaaatatatgtatagtaTCATGGTGGAACGAACTTTGGTAGGAGTGCAGGAGGTCCTTACATTACTACATCTTACGATTACAATGCACCGCTGGATGAATATGGTACATTATTAAttgtagattttttattttgaaaatgagacccatttaataaaaatggaaattaaacttgatttaaatattgttaggGAATATGAACCAGCCAAAATGGGGACATTTGAAGCAACTTCATGAACTTATCAGGTCTATGGAGAAAGTTTTGACATATGGTGATGTCAAGCACATTGACACTGGTCATTCGACAACGGtgagtattttaaatatattgtagTTTGTGGTTTggaaaatttgttaaagttaTTGACTGTGTGGCCAATATTTTGTAACAGGCAACATCTTATACCTACAAAGGAAAATCAAGTTGCTTCTTTGGAAATCCTGAAAATAGTGATAGAGAAATTACCtttcaagaaagaaagtaCACTGTTCCTGGTTGGTCTGTCACTGTTCTTCCTGACTGCAAAACCGAAGTTTACAACACTGCTAAGGTATAAACAAACTAATCtgtttgttgatttttaaattgaaaattggcTGTTTGTTTGCCACTTTTCTGACTGTCAACCCATACAtacattttggttttcttaaaaaacaaaccataTCTTGGATGGGTGATGGGTTtgagttttctattttaaaactttcttttttgttgcacccctaattattattataaatttgatgtGTTCTTATTATTTCATGAACATTAGGTAAACACTCAAACAACAATAAGAGAAATGGTTCCGAGCTTAGTAGGAAAACACAAAAAACCATTGAAATGGCAATggagaaatgagaaaattgaGCATCTTACACATGAAGGCGATATATCAGGAAGTGCTATCACTGCCAATAGCCTTATTGATCAAAAGATGGTCACAAATGATAGCAGTGATTATTTGTGGTACCTCACCGGGTAATTTTAACTACTTTAATTTccccttttttaatttttcataaccatagaaactaaaattaggTATAATAATCACATTTTAATCCCTTTTGGCCCCTCATTTTTCAGATTCCATCTAAATGGAAACGATCCACTCTTCGGCAAACGTGTAACATTACGTGTTAAGACTCGTGGCCATATACTTCATGCCTTCGTCAACAATAAACATATTGGTAATAAATTCACTATAATCATTCTCAAGTAATCTACTAAACTTTATAGTAAAAAGTTCATACaatgttacttttttttttcagggACACAGTTCGGTCCATATGGTAAATATAGTTTCACATTAGAGAAGAAAGTAAGGAATCTACGGCATGGATTCAATCAAATTGCCCTATTAAGTGCCACCGTTGGATTACCTGTAagtacttttaaataaattaaactaaattaagttTGCTAAAATACCCCTCttgatatatatgaaatttttacaCAAATGCAGAATTATGGAGCATACTATGAAAATGTTGAGGTGGGAATTTATGGGCCTGTTGAATTGATTGCTGATGGAAAAACCATAAGGGATTTATCAACTAATGAATGGATTTACAAAGTTGGTTTGGATGGTGaaaaatatgagttttttgATCCTGACCATAAATTTAGAAAGCCATGGCTATCTAACAATCTCccattaaatcaaaatttcacttGGTATAaggtaaaaggaaaaactccACCCTGGCCCTcgactaatttaattttagaagttttataatatgattgattttgattatatattataatgtttttgatatatatatatagactaGTTTTTCAACTCCTAAAGGACGTGAAGGAGTGGTAGTGGATTTAATGGGTATGGGAAAAGGTCAAGCTTGGGTTAATGGAAAAAGTATTGGAAGATATTGGCCAAGTTATCTTGCTACTGAAAATGGTTGTTCTTCAAGTTGTGACTACCGTGGGGCTTATTATGGTAGTAAGTGTGCTACTAACTGTGGAAAGCCGACTCAAAGATGGTAAGCGTATTTTGTATGTGCAATTGATTAATTCATTGATGAACTCaaaaacttatataagtttgattattattaggTATCATATTCCGAGGTCGTATATGAACGACggaaaagaaaacactttGATTTTGTTCGAGGAATTTGGTGGGATGCCATtgaatatagaaattaaaacaacGAGGGTGAAGAAAGTTTGTGCAAAGGTTGACTTGGGAAGCAAACTGGAGTTAACATGCCATGATAGGACTgtcaaaagaattatttttgtGGGATTTGGGAACCCTAAGGGCAATTGTAACAACTTCCATAAGGGTAGCTGTCATTCGTCAGAAGCCTTCTCAGTTATTGAAaaggttaaatttaaaatgtttttcaaaaaatactTTATTGCTATTACCattgttcttattattattttgattattattttcttttgatttacACAGGAATGTCTTTGGAAAAGGAAATGTTCAATTGAGGTTACAAAAGATAAACTTGGACTTACTGGTTGCAAGAATCCCAAAGATAATTGGCTTGCTGTTCAAGTTAGTTGTTAGGGATGTTTATTAGTTAGGTTTTTAGAGTTGCCATTCAGTTAGTTAATCTCTCCTAATTTATGTAAGTTAGAACTAAGCTTTTCTAAGCTTAGATGGTTAggtttaatataataatttcaagtaattttattctatgttaatatagttaaattcatttctctttttttcttcccttttttcctTAAACCCACTCCCCCACATATCTTATTATCAACTCATAGGGTATCCCTTAATTGAATTGGAGTTCAACCACGTAAAAAAATAGCTTTAGAGTTAATATTGAAGTGAGCATTCTGACTTGCAAAGTAAATGTAGAGTTCTAAGTAtgttctttataatttttgacCAACTAATCGCTTCGGTTATGgatttttgtaaaagtttaCACGGATCGCTTTGGTCGGCCatgaatatatttgaaatttgaaaccaACTGGCTGAATAAGATTTTTGTAGAGGTGACAAATATTGAATGACTAAAACCTACAAGAATCAATAACGAATTAAACCTACT of the Cucumis sativus cultivar 9930 chromosome 3, Cucumber_9930_V3, whole genome shotgun sequence genome contains:
- the LOC101207214 gene encoding photosystem I reaction center subunit II, chloroplastic encodes the protein MAMATQATLFTPSLSTPKSTGISIPWKQSSTLSFLTSKPHLKAASSSRSFKVSAEAETSVEAPAGFSPPELDPSTPSPIFAGSTGGLLRKAQVEEFYVITWESPKEQIFEMPTGGAAIMREGPNLLKLARKEQCLALGTRLRSKYKIKYQFYRVFPNGEVQYLHPKDGVYPEKVNPGREGVGQNFRSIGKNVSPIEVKFTGKQVYDL
- the LOC101222054 gene encoding beta-galactosidase 7 — protein: MWPMLMKKAKNGGLNAIETYVFWNAHEPQRGQYDFSGNNDLVQFIKAVQKERLYAILRIGPYVCAEWNYGGFPVWLHNLPGIKFRTNNQVYKDEMAKFTTLIVNKMRENKLFASQGGPIIVAQIENEFGNVEGSYGQEGKEYVKWCAELAQSYNLSEPWIMCQQGDAPQPIINTCNGFYCDQFKPNNKNSPKMWTESWAGWFKGWGERDPYRTAEDLAFAVARFFQYGGSLHNYYMYHGGTNFGRSAGGPYITTSYDYNAPLDEYGNMNQPKWGHLKQLHELIRSMEKVLTYGDVKHIDTGHSTTATSYTYKGKSSCFFGNPENSDREITFQERKYTVPGWSVTVLPDCKTEVYNTAKVNTQTTIREMVPSLVGKHKKPLKWQWRNEKIEHLTHEGDISGSAITANSLIDQKMVTNDSSDYLWYLTGFHLNGNDPLFGKRVTLRVKTRGHILHAFVNNKHIGTQFGPYGKYSFTLEKKVRNLRHGFNQIALLSATVGLPNYGAYYENVEVGIYGPVELIADGKTIRDLSTNEWIYKVGLDGEKYEFFDPDHKFRKPWLSNNLPLNQNFTWYKTSFSTPKGREGVVVDLMGMGKGQAWVNGKSIGRYWPSYLATENGCSSSCDYRGAYYGSKCATNCGKPTQRWYHIPRSYMNDGKENTLILFEEFGGMPLNIEIKTTRVKKVCAKVDLGSKLELTCHDRTVKRIIFVGFGNPKGNCNNFHKGSCHSSEAFSVIEKECLWKRKCSIEVTKDKLGLTGCKNPKDNWLAVQVSC